The Nycticebus coucang isolate mNycCou1 chromosome 17, mNycCou1.pri, whole genome shotgun sequence nucleotide sequence CCAACGGTGAAATCATTTACTCCTTCGGCAGCCACAACCGCGCCAGCGTGCGGGAACTATTCGCCTTAGATCTTGTAACCGGCGTGCTGACAATCAAGGGTCGACTGGACTTCGAAGACACGAAACTCCACGAGATTTACATCCAGGCCAAAGATAAGGGCGCCAATCCCGAAGGAGCACATTGTAAAGTGTTAGTAGAAGTTGTGGACGTGAATGACAATATCCCAGAGATCACAGTCACCTCTGTGTACAGCCCAGTCCCCGAGGATGCCCCTTTGGGGACTGTCATTGCTTTGCTCAGTGTGACCGACCTGGATGCTGGTGAGAATGGGCTGGTGACTTGTGAGGTTCTACCAGGTCTCCCCTTCAGCCTTACTTCTTCCTTGAAGAATTACTTCACTTTGAAAACCAGTGGAGTCCTGGATCGGGAGACCGTGCCAGAATACAACCTCAGCATTACAGCCCGAGACGCGGGAGCCCCTTCCCTCTCAGCTCTTACAACAGTGCGGGTCCAAGTGTCTGACATCAATGACAACCCTCCACAATCTTCACAATCTTCCTACAACATTTATGTTGAAGAAAATAATCTCCCTGGGGTTCCGATACTAAATCTAAGTGTCTGGGACCCCGATGCCCCACAAAATGCtcgcctttctttctttctcttggagCTAGGGGTTGAAACGGGTTTAGTGGGTCGCTATTTCACAATAAATCGTGACAGTGGTATCGTGTCATCCTTAGTGCCCTTGGACTACGAAGATCGGCGGGAGTTCGAATTAACAGCTCATATCAGCGATGGGGGCACACCGGTCCTGTCCACCAACATCAGCGTGAACATATTTGTCACTGACCGTAATGACAATGCCCCCCAGGTCTTATACCCCCGGCCTGGTGGGAGCTCGGTGGAGATGCTGCCTCGAGGTACAGCTGCGGGCCACGTGGTCTCGCGGGTAGTAGGCTGGGACGCTGACGCagggcacaatgcctggctctccTACAGCCTCTTGGGAGCCCCCAACCAGAGCCTCTTTGCCGTGGGGCTTCACACGGGTCAAGTCAGCACTGCCCGCCCAGTCCAGGACACAGATTCTCCCAGGCAGACTCTCACAATCTTGATCAAAGACAATGGGGAGCCATCTCTGTCAACCACTGCCACCCTAACAGTGTCAGTAACTGAGGACTCTCCTGAAGCCAGGGCCGAGTTTCCCTCTGGCTCTGCCCCCCGGGAGCAGAATAAAAATCTCACTTTTTATCTACTTCTCTCTCTAATTCTGGTCTCTGTGGGATTCGCAGTCACAGTGTTAGGAGTGATCATCTTCAAAGTTTACAAGTGGAAGCAGGCTAGGGACCTATACCGAGCCCCGGTGAGCTCCTTGTACAGAACACCAGGGCCCTCCTTGCACGCGGACGCCGTGCGGGGAGGCCTGATGCCGCCTCACCTTTACCACCAAGTGTATCTCACCACTGACTCGCGCCGCAGCGACCCGCTGCTGAAGAAACCTGGTGCCGCCAGCCCACTGGCCAGCTGCCAGAACACGCTGCGGAGCTGCGACCCGGTCTTCTATAGGCAGGTGTTGGGTGCGGAAAGCGCCCCTCCCGGACAGGTAAGGATTAGCAAGTCATCCCTGAACGGTATAATGCTTTCGGCCCGCGTTCAGGAAGATCAGGAGGGAGTTTCTAATGATAAAGACGTTTTCCTAATGATGCATTCGCACTTTCACTTGGTCCTTTCTAGATCAAACTTGGCCTTTGTGAGGAGGGAGGCCAGCTAGAGTGTGGTTTGCGGTCCCATTTCAGGGAGAGTTAATGGACTCAGCTGTGGACACAATTCACACTCAGCACTCATTCGCTGTTACAACTAACCAGTCTTGCTAAGGGGGTGGTTAAGCCATAGCCTAAGATCTCACCACTCAGCTTAGCTTGGTATCATTTGCATTGGGGGCGAGCTGCTGGATACCCCTAACCATGtaaaaactaatatttatatatatcacCTCATTTGTCCACCTTTCAAGTGATTGCTACATCTGcattaaaactgtttttaaaaataattttcctttgccTACTCAGATCCTGTATTTCATTCTTAGATAATTTtctatgaatgaaataaaattctaggcatcctttaaattttattttaagcacaATACTGGAAATGATTTTCAGACTacttacaaaaatgtttttatgggccaggcattgtggctcacacctgtaatcctagcactttggaaaaccaaagtgggaggatcatttgaatctgggaatttgagtttgcagtgagctgtggtgatgccacaacactgtaacccaggtaacagagtgagaccctgcctcaaaaaaaaaattatgttacaaTGGTAATGCATGTGcattgtagaaaatttggaaaatatgagAAGTATAAAGAAAATTGTACTCTCCAAACCCCAAATAACCACGATTAGTTATAAAagtaattacatatatatgtgtgtgtgtgtgtgcatacatgtgtgtatatggatCTCCTTGTATTggtcaggctggaatgcagtgccTATTCACAGAATGATTCCACTACTTATCAGCATAGGGGTTTTGACCTGCTTTGTTTCCTACCTCAGTTGTTTCCTACCCAGTTAACTCTTCCTTAGACAAGGTGGTCTCCTGACCCTgagaggtcaccatattgatgtcAAACTTAAGGTAGGCACCCAATTGATTGATTGGCACAgtactacagcccagaactcatggactcaagtgatcctcctgaatTAGGACAATAGGCAGATGTCTGAGTCTGGctactttgaaaataaatctaGACAACCCAAAAGAATGCACGAAGTTGGGTATCAATATAGTGACCTCCTAAAGTTGGGAtaccaccaggttgcctaaggattGGTGAAACAAGCCCAGGTCAGAAAGAAAGCAGATCAAAACTCATGTGCTGATCAGTACTGGGATTGTCCAGTGAATAGCCatggcattccagcctgggcaacagcaagatcccatctgtttaacaacaacaaaacaaacaaacaaaaaaaccataaagTACAAAATGAATGTTCTTTTTGTGCCTTCCTATCTTTCCAGCATTGTTTTTCTTAAGTATACACATAATGTGAAAGGTAGATAAAGGCATATCCTTAGAAAGgtaaatcatttattcattcaggaTGGTATGCAGGTGACAGCAAGGCCTTTATTTTGGAGAGAAACCTACACCTACTCTCTACTGCAGGAGAACCACTGCTATATTGTTATTAAGTGTTTTATTGCTATCAACTCTTGGATTTGGTGGTCACACAGCCAAGGCCCCACCAATTACCAACTAGGAGTCCTGGGCCAAATTACTCAATCTCCTTTCTAAATCTCTTTCTCTGATACAAAAAGGGGATAATAAGTGTTTTTTATAAGATCAATGCATtatataatgtatgtaaagtgcATACATTAtatgcacagtgcctggcatatcctaactgttaaaaattattaactattactattattatttttattagtactTCACCCACCAAAAAATCTTAAACATGCTTTGCAAATGAGCAAACATTAAGGACagccaaaggtgacaaagtacaGCACATATGAAAAGGCTAAGGAAAGATGAAAGCCAAAGAGAAGCAGCTGCTGCTTTTCTGGTCAGCCTGGAAAACAACTGGCATTTTCTGTAAAACAATGTTCTTAAACTTGGTTGCACTTTAGAATCACTtagggactttttaaaaattctgaaaccTAGGCCATACCCCAGGCCAATTAAAGCACAATCCCCGTATTTTTTGAAGGTCCCCATGTGATCCTAATGCGCAagcaagtttgaaaaccactgccctgGAACCTGCCAGTCTGTCAGCATGTTTTGAAGCAAAGTGTTATTCTGGCATTCACAGAATCAGGATCCAGTTTTATTGGACCAgacccaattttaaaaaaatactgtaggGTCagtaaaaaaatactttctcaacATTAAAGTATAATATAGACTATCTCTAGAAAATCATTACAGGAAAGAGATAAGATGGGTGGTTAGTCATCAAAAGTGAAAATCTTCCTAAACCACTAGCACCTGGATAACTAGTCTTTAACAATCTAGATCTATGCAATGGGTAGTGGGTTTTTTGGTTGTGTGAcaaaatttttctataattagATTGTGGTGGTTATTGTATCTGTATAGTATATGTAAATGTACTAAAAACCATTTAATCATACACTTTAAATAGgtaaattgtatggtatgtgaattatacctcattaaagctgttaaaaaatctAGAGATGGGAGAGCCAATATCTGTCATCAAAAGGTCAAGTCAAGGACATGTAGGATTAAGGTTTTTATGATGCTCCAATTCTAGTACTTGTTATGGTGTGAACTTGCAAATGTAAGTATAGTACAGCATATACTAGTTGTTTGGCTTTACACAAgtctcttaacctctctgaacatgtttcctcatctataaaatgatgaTGGTACCTACTTTGCAAAAATGTGAGAGTGCATATAAAGTGTCTGTACACAGCAAGTAgtcaataaatatctattaaaCTAACAAATGATAACatcaatatttactatttattagtATCCCTATGTGTGTCAGACACTGTAAAAGATGAGAAAACATTGTCCTGATGTTGTGGTACACAGAATACCACACgagacagacatataaaaaagagagagaaaaagaagatgatgatggAGATCTTTATAATACAAGAAACAGTAGGAACAAAGGGGAAGAAATACCTAAGTCAGCCTAGAGAAATCAGGAAGACTTCATTGAGGTGGTGATGCTTCAGCTACAGATTAAAAGGTTGAATACTAGTTTGTCAAATagtaagagagaaagggaagcagGAAGGGACCATTGCAAGAAATTTCATGCAAAGGAATAATGGTATTTCATTATTACTGAATTATAAAGTGTATGTGTAGAACGGTCTTTGTAGGAGATGAGGTGAAGCAAGGAGGCAGAGATTAGATCCTGAGTTAGCTTTAAGTCATGCCAAGGAGTTTTTATTTTACTCCATGTAGATGATAATCATTGCACAATTTTGAACTGACATATATGTATGATATTATCAgttttgggggggtttgtttTAGAGAGATTATTCTCAAGTCCATAAGTGAAATGGATTAGGGACATTGGGATTAGAGGCAAAGAGACCAGTTGGAAGACTCTTGTGATAGTTGAAGAGAagaatgataaatgcttgaagCAGCACAGTGGCAATGCAGATGAAGGGAAATGACTATAATAGAATCATCAAAACTTGTTGCTTGACATGATATAGGAAATAAAGAGACGTGAATAAGTCAAGGTTGATCCC carries:
- the LOC128568860 gene encoding protocadherin gamma-C3 isoform X5: MVPEAWRSGLVSTGRVVGVLLLLGALNRASTVIHYEILEEREKGFSVGNVVANLGLDLGSLSARRLRVVSGASRRFFEVNRETGEMFVNDRLDREELCATLPSCTVTLELVVENPLELFSVEVVIQDINDNNPAFPTREMKLEISEAVAPGTRFPLESAHDPDVGSNSLQTYELSRNEYFALRVQTREDSTKYAELVLERSLDREREPSLQLVLTALDGGTPARSASLPIRITVLDANDNAPAFNQSLYRARMLEDAPPGTRVVQVRATDLDEGPNGEIIYSFGSHNRASVRELFALDLVTGVLTIKGRLDFEDTKLHEIYIQAKDKGANPEGAHCKVLVEVVDVNDNIPEITVTSVYSPVPEDAPLGTVIALLSVTDLDAGENGLVTCEVLPGLPFSLTSSLKNYFTLKTSGVLDRETVPEYNLSITARDAGAPSLSALTTVRVQVSDINDNPPQSSQSSYNIYVEENNLPGVPILNLSVWDPDAPQNARLSFFLLELGVETGLVGRYFTINRDSGIVSSLVPLDYEDRREFELTAHISDGGTPVLSTNISVNIFVTDRNDNAPQVLYPRPGGSSVEMLPRGTAAGHVVSRVVGWDADAGHNAWLSYSLLGAPNQSLFAVGLHTGQVSTARPVQDTDSPRQTLTILIKDNGEPSLSTTATLTVSVTEDSPEARAEFPSGSAPREQNKNLTFYLLLSLILVSVGFAVTVLGVIIFKVYKWKQARDLYRAPVSSLYRTPGPSLHADAVRGGLMPPHLYHQVYLTTDSRRSDPLLKKPGAASPLASCQNTLRSCDPVFYRQVLGAESAPPGQQAPPNTDWRFSQAQRPGTSGSQNGDDTGTWPNNQFDTEMLQAMILASASEAADGSSTLGGGAGTMGLSARYGPQFTLQHVPDYRQNVYIPGSNATLTNAAGKRDGKAPAGGNGNKKKSGKKEKK